A window of Synechococcus sp. WH 8109 genomic DNA:
GGGCCACCACCATTTCGCTGTAGAGCAGGGCCCTGCGGCTGATCTGCCGCATCAGCACCCGGAAGTGACGGTCGGTGCAATCCAGCATCGGGGCCACACTGAAGCGGTAGGCAGCGGTAGATCCGGAGGCAGTCATCAATCCATTAGAACCGCCCGAGATTCCCGCTTCAGCACCGATGAGTTTGAGTGCCGCCGTTCTGTCCCGTCGATCGCTGCTGTTCGCGGCAATGTCAGTGGTCTTTGGCAGTCTCTGGAGACCTCAGCCTGTGCTGGCGGCATCCAAAGCTGGCGATCCCTCGTGGGATCTCAATGCCGACAAGTGGCGTGAGCGGTTGTCTCCCCAGGCCTATGACGTGTTGCGCAATGAGGGAACGGAGCGCCCGTTCACCAGTCCGCTTAATGGGGAGAAGCGTTCCGGCACCTATCACTGCGCTGGTTGTGATGCAGCCTTGTTTTCGTCGGAGGCCAAATTCGATAGCGGAACCGGCTGGCCCAGCTTCTGGCAGCCCCTGGATGGAGCCATCGCCACAAAAGTAGATTTCAAATTGATCCTGCCGCGCACGGAATACCACTGCAGCTGTTGTGGTGGGCACCAGGGCCACGTGTTCAATGACGGACCGCGACCCACCGGCAAGCGCTACTGCAACAACGGTGTCGCCCTCCGCTTCCAGCCCGCTTGATCTGATTGTTGTTGGTGGTGGTCCTGCCGGGTACATGGCGGCGATCACTGCAGCCGAGCAGGGGGTTCGGCGGGTGCTGGTGCTGGAAGGCACCCCTGAGCCCCTCCAGAAGGTGCGCATCAGCGGTGGCGGTCGCTGCAATGTCACCCATGCCTGCTGGGACCCCCGTGAACTGGCAACCCATTACCCCCGTGGCAGTCGACCCTTGCGTGGCGCCTTCAGTCGCTTCGCCTGCGGCGATGCGATCGCCTGGTTTGACGAACATGGGCTCACGCTGGTGGAAGAACCCGATGGACGGATGTTTCCGCAGCAGAACCGTTCTGAGGCCGTGATTCAGTGCCTGCAGAAGGCGGCAAGGGCGTCGGGTGTCCAGCTGCGCACGAAGGCGATGGTCCAGCAGGTGCGCGTTCACCCCGAGGGGGGGTTTGTGCTCGAGGGCCGCGGCCTCGAGCCTTTGCATGGGGGCTGCTTGATGTTGGCCACGGGGGGGCATCCCAGTGGCCGAAACCTGGCGGCAGCCCTCGGCCACCAGGTGGTGCCGCCGGTGCCATCGCTGTTCAGCCTTGCCCTGCAGGCACCGGCCCTATCGGCCTGCAGTGGCATTGCTATCGACGATGTGGGCCTCGATCTCAAGCTGGGTGATCAGCGCTTCCGCCAGACCGGGCGGGTCCTGATCACCCACCGTGGTCTGAGTGGACCCGCCACGTTGCGCCTCTCAGCCTTTGCCGCCAGGGCCCTGCATCAGAATCGCTACAAGGGTGAACTGAAGTTGGATTGGAGTGCTGGGTTGGGGCGGTCGGGGCTGACCGAGCGGTTTCAGCAATGGCGACAGGAGCAGGCCCGGCGAACCCTTTCAGCAGCGAAGCCCTTGGAACATCTGCCGCGGCGGTTGTGGCAAGCCTTTTTGACCATGGCTGGGGTGGAGCCAGAGCGCCGTTGGGCGGATCTGCCGATCAAGGCGGAGCGTCGATTGGTGGAGCTGCTCTGTGCGCAGAGTGTGCCGATCCAGGGACGTGGACCCTTTGGGGAGGAGTTCGTCACCGCCGGCGGTGTCACCTTGGGGGAGGTCAACCTGGCCACGATGGAGAGCCGCCGCTGCCCCGGTCTTTACCTGGCGGGTGAACTGCTGGATGTGGATGGGGTGACCGGCGGTTTCAACTTTCAGGCTTGCTGGAGCGGCGGTTGGCTGGCGGGCCAGGCCATCGCTGCAGTGCTCACTGGATCTGATCAAACACGGTGAACATCGCCAGCAGGAGGATCCCAGGATTCCGCCCACCACCACAACATCGTGGGCTCGAGCATCGATGTATGCGCCTTGACCATGGCGCCGACTTCGTCTTCGTAGAGGTCCGCCACCTTGCTGAGCATTTTGTCCATCTCACCGGTTTCCTCGCCGATGGCCTGCATGTTCAGGGCCATGTCGGGCAGCACCGTCTGACGGCTCCACGTATTGCCATAGCACACCATCCTGGCGGAAACGCAGACGCAATTCCTTCTGCTGTGGCTCCACGTGGATGTCACTGGCCCGCACTGACATGGCCTGTAGCAGGATCCTGTCCACCAGCGTCATCACGGGCGAGGCTTGTGCATCGTTGAGGCTGGCCTAAGGACCAATGGCACCCCGGGCCAGTTGGGCGTCGCTGTCTTCCTCGCTTTCCAGCACCTCATCGGGGCTGAAGTCGCGGAGAAAGGACTCAGCATTCAGATCGAGAGTGCTTGCTGTCTCCGCCGGAGCAGGGTTGCTCGACTCTCCTGTGGTTGGCGGTTTTGGTTCCTTTGTTGGCTGGTCCGTTGCTGTGGCCAAGGCCCGCTGCATATCCGCTTCGACGGCGGGGTGCAGGCGGATTGTTCGGTGTTGGTCCGGCAGCTGATCGATTTGGTGTTGCCATTCCTGGTCTCGCCACTGGCTGGGGATCGCGTTGTCCAGGAGGTCAGCACCAATTGCGATCGGCATGGCCTGCAGTGCCCGCCATTAATCAGGGGCTGATGTCCGGGAGGGCGTCGCTGAGCAGGTTGCGGCTTGCCACCAGTTGCTCTGGGCCCGGAACCGGTTGCTGCAACAGCAATTCAAGGGCGAAACGCTGCCGTGCCGTGTCGCCGGCATCGGGGGTGGGCAGCGTCAGAGTCATCGATGGCGACTGAGGTGCGGGCTTCCGCAGCTTGTGGGAGGTAAGCGTTGCCCTTCAACATGTCTAGACAGCAATCCCTGAGCGGTCAGCATGAGCGGCGACGCCTCCATCCCAGAGCAGGACCAGAACGGTGCGTCCGGTGCTGTTCCAGCCACGCCGGAGTCCGCTCCAGATGCGCCCGAAGCGACGTCTGAACAGGCTCCTGCAGCGGTGGATCCGGCGGATCGGATGCAGCAGCTCGAGCAGGAGTTGAGCGCGTTGAAGCAGGAGCACGAGACGCTCAACAGCCAATACATGCGCATAGCGGCGGATTTCGACAACTTCCGCAAGCGCCAGAGCCGCGACCAGGACGACATGCGTCAGCAGCTGGTCTGCTCGACCCTCACGGAGATTCTTCCCGTCGTCGACAACTTCGAGCGGGCTCGTCAGCAGCTGAATCCTGAAGGTGAGGAAGCCCAGGCGCTGCATCGCAGTTACCAAGGTCTGTACAAGCAATTGGTGGAGGTGCTGAAGCAGCAGGGGGTGGCCCGGATGGAAGTGGTTGGCCAGGAGTTCGACCCCAACCTGCATGAGGCCGTGCTGCGGGAGGAAAGCAGCGAGTTCGCTGAGGACGTGGTCTGCGAGGAGCTTCAGCGCGGCTACCACCGCGATGGGCGTGTGCTGCGCCACGCCATGGTGAAGGTGTCGATGGGTCCAGGACCATCCGATCCAGCGTCAGCGCCCGCTGAGGCCGCAGCGACACCGGATCAGACGGCGGAGGAGCCCTGATGGCCGACTTCTACGACCTGCTCGGCGTCAGCCGGGATGTTGATCCCGACAGCCTCAAGCGGGCTTATCGGCGCATGGCGCGTCAGTACCACCCCGACATCAATAAGGATCCCGGCGCTGAAGATCGTTTCAAGGAAATCGGCCGCGCCTACGAGGTGCTCAGTGATCCCCAGACCAGGGCCCGTTATGACCAGTTCGGTGAAGCCGGACTTGGTGGTGCGGCCGGTGCCCCTGACATGGGGGACATGGGCGGATTCGCGGATCTATTTGAGACGTTTTTTCAGGGCTTCGGTGGACCCGGGGGTGCTGGAGCTGGTCGGCCGCGGCGCAAGGGCCCTCAGCAGGGGGATGACCTTCGTTACGACCTGACGATTGATTTCGAGCAGGCGGTGTTTGGTCAGGATCAGGAGATCAAGATCCCGCATCTGGAGACCTGCGACACCTGCGGCGGCAGCGGTGCCAAAGCGGGCAGTGGACCCACTACCTGCGGCACCTGTGGCGGTGCCGGGCAGGTGCGCCGTGCCACCCGGACTCCCTTCGGCAGTTTCACTCAGGTCGCCGAGTGCCCCAACTGTGGAGGCACGGGCCAGGTGATTTCGGATCCCTGCGGGTCTTGTGGTGGCCAGGGTGTCAAACAGGTGCGCAAGAAGCTGCGGATCAACATCCCTGCGGGGGTGGACACCGGAACACGGCTTCGTGTGACCGGCGAAGGCAACGCTGGACCCCGGGGAGGCCCGTCCGGTGACCTTTACGTTTTCCTCACCGTTCGCAATCACCCGCGCTTGCAGCGGGATGGCCTGAACATCTTCTCGGAGGTCAAGGTCAGCTACCTCCAGGCGATTCTTGGCGACACCATTGAGGTGGAAACGGTGGATGGCAGCAAGGAGCTGGACATCCCCGCCGGCACCCAGCCCGGCACGGTACTCACCCTGCCGAACCTGGGCATCCCCAAGCTCGGGAATCCGGTGGCACGGGGTGATCAGCGCGTGACGGTCACTGTGGATCTGCCGAAGCGGATCAGTGATGTGGAGCGGGAGCTCCTCGAGCAGTTGGCGGGCCACCATTCCGCCCGCGGCAAGCAACACCACCACCACAACAGTGGTCTTTTCGCTCGCTTGTTCGGTCAGAAGGGATGAGCGGGCCTTCCCTGGATCTGCGGGGAACGCCCTGTCCGGTGAATTTCATTCGCTGCAAGCTCACCCTCGAGCAGATGAGCAGCGGTGACTGTCTCGAGGTCTGTCTCGATCGGGGTGAGCCTGAGGCCATGGTTCTTCCAGGTCTGAGGGATGCAGGCCATCGTGTGAACTGCATTGATCAAACGCCGGATGCCATCACCATCGAGGTGATCTGCGGTGGCTGACACCGGCCGTTCGGTGGCATCCGGGATGGTGGTAGCGCTCCAGGCCAACTACCTGGAGGTTGAGCTGGATGTCGCACCTGATGGATGCCCAAGGCGGCTGCTCTGCACCCGCCGCACCCGGCTCAGCTATCAGGGTGAAGCTGTTTATGTGGGCGATCGGGTTCGTGTCGAGGCGATTGATCCAGGCCAGGGGCGTGCCGTGGTGGCCGAAGTCGAGCCACGCCACAGTTTTCTCACACGTCCACCGGTGGCCAACGTCTCCTTGGTGGCTGTGGTGTTGGCGGTGGAACAGCCCAGCTTTGACCCTGATCAGGCCAGTCGCTTCCTGTTGACGGCGGAACGAACTGGGCTGGAGGTGATCCTTCTGCTCACCAAGACAGACCTCCTCTCAGCTGCAGCGCTCGAGCGGCTTGTGACCCGGTTGCAGGGGTGGGGCTATGACCCGCTGGCGCTGTCCAGTGCAGCTGGAACAGGCATTGATGCTTTACGGCAGCGTTTGGCTGGTGCGCAGCTGTCGGTGCTGTGTGGGCCTTCTGGGGTGGGCAAGAGCAGTCTGCTGAACCAGTTACGTCCTGACCTTCAACTGCGCACGGCTGCGGTGTCCGGTCGACTGCAGCGCGGGCGCCACACCACCCGCCACGTGGAGCTGTTTCCCCTGGGCCCGAGCTCGAGGGTGGCTGACACCCCTGGGTTCAACCGTCCAGATCTGCCGGACAATCCCCAGGAACTGGGTGTCCTCTTTCCGGAGCTGCGGCAGCAACTCGATCCCTGGTCATGTCGCTTCCGCGACTGCCTACATCGCGGTGAGCCCGGTTGCGGTGTGTCCACGGACTGGGAACGCTATGCCCTCTACAAGGCCGCGTTGATCGAGCAGAGCAGCCTCAGCCGCCCATCCCGGGGAGGTTGATGTTTAGGCCACCGGTGAGTTCTTCCATCCGGCCCTTCATCGTGGCGGTGGATTGCTCATAGGCCGCCTGCAGGGCTTCCAGGGTGGCCGTTTCGCTGGCCTGTTGGCCCTCCTGCAGTAGGGCTGGGTCCAGCCGCACCCGCAGGGGTTGCTGGTTGCCCGACAGCCAAACGCTGGCACGGCCATCGTTGCTCTTGCCTTCGATCTCCATCCCGTCCAGTTCGTCCTGCAGGGCCTGAGCGTTCTGCTGAATCTCCTGAGCCTTTTTGAAGGCTTCGGTGAGCTGGCCGAAATTGGGGAGTCCGAACCCTGCCATGGCGATCCTGTGGGAGCCGGAAGGTTAAGCCGCTGAAGCGAATCCCAGCCGCTTCACTTCGGGGTGCAGACGAATTCCGTGCTCGGCTTCGATGCGGTCCTGCACCAAGTGGATCAACTGGGCGATGTCCTTCGCCTGGGCATCACCGGTGTTGACGATGAAATTGGCATGCACGGTTGAGATTTCGGCGCCCCCGATCCGGGTTCCCTTCAGCCCCTGCTCTTCGATCAGCCGTCCGGCCTTTAGCGGTTCGGGATTGCGGAAGACACTGCCGCAGCTGGGTTGTTGATAGGGCTGCGTGGTGGTGCGGTGATTGAGGTTCGCACTGGTGACACGCTTCAGTTCATCCGGATCGTGACCGGGCTGCAAGCGGAACCGTGCCGACAACACCACAAGGGCGTCCTCTTGGAGACGGCTGTGCCGGTAGGCGAAGTCCAGTTGATCCCGCTGCAGCTCAAAGCAGTTGCCCCCCTCCAAGGGCATGACCCGCACCGACTCCAACCAATCCGCTGTGCAGCCACCCTGGGCTCCTGCATTCATCACAGTCGCACCGCCAGCGGTTCCCGGGATGCCAACCGACCACTCCAGACCATGCAATCCAGCGCGTGCAGCGCGTCTTGCCAGTGATGGGATCGGTTCGCCAGCGAGCACCTCCACGGTCCCCGTGGTGGCATCAAGCTGCAGCCCCTGAAGTTTGCGCAGACAGAGCGAGAGCCCCGGCAGGCCGGCATCGTGAATCAGCAGGTTCGACCCAGCGCCGATGACGCGGCAGGGCATG
This region includes:
- a CDS encoding YbaB/EbfC family nucleoid-associated protein, encoding MAGFGLPNFGQLTEAFKKAQEIQQNAQALQDELDGMEIEGKSNDGRASVWLSGNQQPLRVRLDPALLQEGQQASETATLEALQAAYEQSTATMKGRMEELTGGLNINLPGMGG
- the msrB gene encoding peptide-methionine (R)-S-oxide reductase MsrB, translating into MSLSAAVLSRRSLLFAAMSVVFGSLWRPQPVLAASKAGDPSWDLNADKWRERLSPQAYDVLRNEGTERPFTSPLNGEKRSGTYHCAGCDAALFSSEAKFDSGTGWPSFWQPLDGAIATKVDFKLILPRTEYHCSCCGGHQGHVFNDGPRPTGKRYCNNGVALRFQPA
- the grpE gene encoding nucleotide exchange factor GrpE, encoding MSGDASIPEQDQNGASGAVPATPESAPDAPEATSEQAPAAVDPADRMQQLEQELSALKQEHETLNSQYMRIAADFDNFRKRQSRDQDDMRQQLVCSTLTEILPVVDNFERARQQLNPEGEEAQALHRSYQGLYKQLVEVLKQQGVARMEVVGQEFDPNLHEAVLREESSEFAEDVVCEELQRGYHRDGRVLRHAMVKVSMGPGPSDPASAPAEAAATPDQTAEEP
- a CDS encoding NAD(P)/FAD-dependent oxidoreductase, whose translation is MSPSASSPLDLIVVGGGPAGYMAAITAAEQGVRRVLVLEGTPEPLQKVRISGGGRCNVTHACWDPRELATHYPRGSRPLRGAFSRFACGDAIAWFDEHGLTLVEEPDGRMFPQQNRSEAVIQCLQKAARASGVQLRTKAMVQQVRVHPEGGFVLEGRGLEPLHGGCLMLATGGHPSGRNLAAALGHQVVPPVPSLFSLALQAPALSACSGIAIDDVGLDLKLGDQRFRQTGRVLITHRGLSGPATLRLSAFAARALHQNRYKGELKLDWSAGLGRSGLTERFQQWRQEQARRTLSAAKPLEHLPRRLWQAFLTMAGVEPERRWADLPIKAERRLVELLCAQSVPIQGRGPFGEEFVTAGGVTLGEVNLATMESRRCPGLYLAGELLDVDGVTGGFNFQACWSGGWLAGQAIAAVLTGSDQTR
- the dnaJ gene encoding molecular chaperone DnaJ; the encoded protein is MADFYDLLGVSRDVDPDSLKRAYRRMARQYHPDINKDPGAEDRFKEIGRAYEVLSDPQTRARYDQFGEAGLGGAAGAPDMGDMGGFADLFETFFQGFGGPGGAGAGRPRRKGPQQGDDLRYDLTIDFEQAVFGQDQEIKIPHLETCDTCGGSGAKAGSGPTTCGTCGGAGQVRRATRTPFGSFTQVAECPNCGGTGQVISDPCGSCGGQGVKQVRKKLRINIPAGVDTGTRLRVTGEGNAGPRGGPSGDLYVFLTVRNHPRLQRDGLNIFSEVKVSYLQAILGDTIEVETVDGSKELDIPAGTQPGTVLTLPNLGIPKLGNPVARGDQRVTVTVDLPKRISDVERELLEQLAGHHSARGKQHHHHNSGLFARLFGQKG
- the rsgA gene encoding ribosome small subunit-dependent GTPase A, yielding MVVALQANYLEVELDVAPDGCPRRLLCTRRTRLSYQGEAVYVGDRVRVEAIDPGQGRAVVAEVEPRHSFLTRPPVANVSLVAVVLAVEQPSFDPDQASRFLLTAERTGLEVILLLTKTDLLSAAALERLVTRLQGWGYDPLALSSAAGTGIDALRQRLAGAQLSVLCGPSGVGKSSLLNQLRPDLQLRTAAVSGRLQRGRHTTRHVELFPLGPSSRVADTPGFNRPDLPDNPQELGVLFPELRQQLDPWSCRFRDCLHRGEPGCGVSTDWERYALYKAALIEQSSLSRPSRGG
- a CDS encoding sulfurtransferase TusA family protein; translated protein: MSGPSLDLRGTPCPVNFIRCKLTLEQMSSGDCLEVCLDRGEPEAMVLPGLRDAGHRVNCIDQTPDAITIEVICGG
- the murB gene encoding UDP-N-acetylmuramate dehydrogenase — its product is MTQCDPRLPQAGVKLADYTTLRVGGAAEWLAEPASLEETQAWIEWAAHQGMPCRVIGAGSNLLIHDAGLPGLSLCLRKLQGLQLDATTGTVEVLAGEPIPSLARRAARAGLHGLEWSVGIPGTAGGATVMNAGAQGGCTADWLESVRVMPLEGGNCFELQRDQLDFAYRHSRLQEDALVVLSARFRLQPGHDPDELKRVTSANLNHRTTTQPYQQPSCGSVFRNPEPLKAGRLIEEQGLKGTRIGGAEISTVHANFIVNTGDAQAKDIAQLIHLVQDRIEAEHGIRLHPEVKRLGFASAA